A single genomic interval of Burkholderia cepacia ATCC 25416 harbors:
- the wecB gene encoding non-hydrolyzing UDP-N-acetylglucosamine 2-epimerase: protein MSRTILCVVGTRPEAIKMAPVILRLRADPGFKVHVLATAQHRDLLDQILTCFDIKPDVDLDIMRPNQGLASLTSRLLDGIDAVLVDKRPDLVLGQGDTTTVMATALACFYRHIPFGHIEAGLRTRDLGNPFPEEMNRVFAGRLARLHFAPTESSRDNLLHENIPSDQIWVTGNTVIDALHTVLRTHPSCGVDIDDTKRLILVTAHRRENFGAPLERICHAIRQIVDANDDIEVLFPVHPNPHVQRTTRELLSHHARIRLCPPLDYVPFVAAMQRSYLILSDSGGVQEEAPALGKPVLVLRDETERPEAVEAGVVRLVGTQTDTIVNAVQLMLDNADEYGKVARGVSPYGDGKAAQRIFDVIREQCV from the coding sequence ATGTCTAGAACCATACTGTGCGTCGTAGGTACGCGACCGGAGGCCATCAAGATGGCGCCGGTCATCCTGCGTTTGCGAGCGGATCCGGGATTCAAGGTGCACGTGCTCGCGACCGCGCAACACCGCGATCTGCTCGACCAGATCCTGACCTGTTTCGATATCAAACCGGATGTCGATCTCGACATCATGCGTCCGAATCAGGGGCTTGCCAGCCTGACGTCGCGTCTGCTTGACGGTATCGATGCCGTGCTCGTGGACAAGCGTCCCGATCTCGTACTGGGACAAGGCGACACCACGACGGTCATGGCCACGGCGCTTGCATGCTTCTATCGGCATATACCGTTCGGTCATATTGAAGCAGGCCTGCGTACCCGCGATCTCGGCAATCCGTTTCCTGAAGAGATGAACCGCGTTTTCGCGGGGCGCCTCGCAAGGCTGCATTTCGCGCCGACAGAGAGTTCGCGCGACAACCTCTTGCATGAAAACATCCCCAGCGACCAGATCTGGGTGACCGGGAACACCGTCATCGACGCGCTTCACACTGTCTTGCGGACACATCCGTCCTGCGGCGTCGATATCGACGACACGAAACGGCTGATTCTGGTCACCGCGCATCGCCGGGAGAATTTCGGCGCCCCGCTCGAACGGATCTGCCATGCCATTCGCCAGATTGTCGACGCCAACGACGACATCGAGGTGCTGTTTCCCGTACATCCCAATCCGCACGTCCAGCGTACGACGCGCGAACTGCTGTCGCACCACGCCCGGATCCGACTCTGCCCGCCGCTCGACTATGTGCCGTTCGTCGCCGCCATGCAGCGCTCGTACCTCATCCTCAGCGACTCGGGCGGCGTGCAGGAAGAAGCACCAGCTCTGGGCAAACCGGTTCTGGTGTTGCGCGACGAGACCGAGCGCCCGGAAGCTGTCGAAGCCGGTGTTGTCAGGCTCGTCGGCACTCAAACCGATACGATCGTCAATGCGGTCCAACTGATGCTCGACAACGCCGACGAATACGGCAAGGTTGCACGCGGCGTTTCGCCCTACGGTGACGGAAAGGCAGCCCAGCGGATTTTCGACGTCATCCGGGAACAATGCGTGTGA
- a CDS encoding ABC transporter ATP-binding protein: MQTREPEPTSQTEQLLVNVEHLSKCFRIYDKPADRLRHSLATRIKLPGSNSRQYGRDFWALHDVSFPVRRGETIGIIGRNGSGKSTLLQIIAGTLSPSDGSVTVNGRISALLELGAGFNPEFSGRENVMLSARIMGITSEEIRARFHEIEAFADIGEFIDQPVKTYSSGMYVRLAFAVAIHVSPDILVVDEALAVGDTAFQTKCLTRIRKMQKEGVTILLVTHSTNTLVEYCDRAIYLKRGRLVKDGPCRDVVKLYANDLVDEEGGSAIDIEVPTQHTDTDSPASSAVSDAMTALSDRTSILDVKIEDANGKERTTFSFNEAFRVVVSISVSEPNPKPCFGLQIKSIDDIVLWSATTQHMNIALPPLSAGTYQFTWKMRASFSGNRYVLAVGVGDIASGEYKRHARLPYGGHIDVLPENNSGSGWLAPCPVFEFE; this comes from the coding sequence ATGCAAACTCGCGAGCCTGAACCTACAAGCCAAACGGAACAGCTGCTCGTCAACGTCGAGCACCTTTCCAAGTGCTTCCGTATCTACGACAAACCGGCGGACCGGCTGCGGCACTCGCTCGCGACTCGCATCAAGCTCCCTGGGAGCAATTCCCGGCAATACGGTCGCGATTTCTGGGCGCTGCACGACGTCTCTTTCCCCGTCCGGCGGGGCGAGACCATCGGAATCATTGGCAGAAACGGTTCCGGAAAGTCGACATTGCTGCAAATCATTGCCGGCACGCTGTCGCCGAGCGACGGCTCGGTCACGGTCAACGGCCGGATCTCCGCACTGCTGGAACTCGGCGCCGGGTTCAATCCGGAATTCAGCGGCCGCGAGAACGTGATGCTGTCTGCACGGATCATGGGCATCACGTCGGAAGAAATCCGCGCGCGTTTTCACGAAATCGAAGCGTTCGCCGACATCGGCGAATTCATCGACCAGCCCGTCAAGACCTACTCGTCGGGCATGTACGTCCGGCTCGCATTCGCGGTAGCCATTCACGTCTCCCCCGATATCCTGGTGGTCGACGAGGCACTTGCGGTCGGCGATACCGCGTTTCAGACCAAATGCCTGACGCGGATCCGGAAGATGCAGAAGGAAGGCGTCACGATCCTGCTGGTAACACACTCCACCAACACCCTCGTCGAGTACTGCGACCGGGCCATCTACCTGAAGCGGGGCCGGCTGGTAAAGGACGGTCCGTGCCGCGACGTGGTCAAGCTCTATGCGAACGACCTCGTCGACGAAGAAGGCGGGAGCGCGATCGACATCGAGGTGCCGACACAGCACACCGACACCGATTCCCCCGCCAGCTCGGCGGTAAGCGATGCCATGACGGCCTTGTCGGACCGGACGTCGATTCTCGACGTGAAGATCGAGGATGCGAACGGCAAGGAACGCACGACCTTCTCGTTCAATGAAGCGTTCCGCGTCGTCGTATCGATCAGCGTGTCCGAGCCGAACCCGAAGCCTTGCTTCGGACTTCAGATCAAAAGCATCGACGATATCGTGCTGTGGAGCGCGACCACCCAGCACATGAATATTGCGCTGCCGCCCCTGTCCGCCGGAACGTACCAGTTCACCTGGAAGATGCGCGCGAGCTTCTCCGGCAACCGCTATGTGCTGGCGGTCGGCGTCGGCGATATCGCCTCCGGCGAATACAAGCGGCACGCGCGCCTGCCCTATGGTGGCCACATCGACGTGCTTCCGGAAAACAACAGTGGATCGGGGTGGCTCGCGCCGTGTCCGGTATTCGAGTTCGAATGA
- a CDS encoding polysaccharide pyruvyl transferase family protein, giving the protein MMTENDTMQARSIKVVAVGYYGAPNVGDELLLGLLARQVRERGGELVALSINPEYTTHAHGIAAVDYFNLGAVGRALSDADLLVFGGGGIFQDHHPFNVEALYDPTQNDIAGYARIFYMARQFGVRTVIWAHGVGPLVNPDSRDITRDVFTHVDHVSLRDTDSEALLHDIGVSRDIPVGADPGWAFVSRPPAEVDVSGTLAPLGTKKKLAVIARSWEFNRNWEEKLVSALNEALDDSWSIVWLGFQWSVGDHERLTDRSFLEHLKLAVSPHIESVIIDGITPDEAFAVIGECDAAFSMRLHGSILALGKSIPVAALEYDVKMARAHDMAGLPASLRLQLNDDAADFTAAVRRLTHPDGAPWIIAQEKLDALNASACVHSTVLDHAFAAVRAASGGAPRRWSSQQLDWMSTWLEQLVWQKNGAARMSEKALDLLRYRDSQLAEKDARVGQLETELGKTVDLLHFRDAQLAQQEEQVAELQNRLELANHKLLAAEAFVKHASQVHAAQTTTLKDSARKAAEEQADKISSLKATIRQFEQGHAESEAPPQPNVAVAAIHSTSGSSMLFRRYMSAPLTYMSRAAYILRNGGVRALVSAARRHYRYQQAQQQIQQAAIEVASGTPTAEDQRLSFRAAAKLQREEIIVIAAHAYDWAGSGHRYAQLTTTALAAGHRVVYLVAPPDTGSTPAPLTPRIPGLIHEYIDPTKIEDIFGQVSESAKLIIGVPDSRVTPFFEFARNRGLETILDVAQDWSHDGQAMRILESIAVDADRCTVGMPALADTIPQRAREKIELLPGAAVHTVFDVYKQYNRPGDMPSKRRSVALFYSVDGLDSVDYQWLKETAERNVNVTFCVIADGQLTPGLPDNVVMLGMRHTSEVPAYIAHADFMFFPLGARSLRSADSTAGIYAALLQRKPVVCSMELGVTATPLLHVRTDLASFAAQCGALAAAEPVIQNDDIFVAGNSWLGRVEQLCPPQPRHDVSVVILIHNNAGIIARCLQTLLQHAAPYIAEVIVVDNASSDGGAELVEREFPNVRLVRNPENGCSSGRNLGVQHSTGKYIVFFDSDQWFVGASGFEEALHVLENDASVGVIGWNAGWFDATRTDLGGMIADYCPNRAMNAAAIRDGYRADIGFLGTSGFFMRRRTFDATQGFDTFYDPTCFEDTDLCFQVKALGMKVTYRDLSGIRHQPHQTTGADSGSEAYRKLFLRNANYFKEKWRDYSHFYLDYID; this is encoded by the coding sequence ATGATGACGGAGAACGACACCATGCAAGCGCGCAGCATCAAGGTCGTCGCGGTCGGCTATTACGGCGCACCCAACGTCGGCGACGAATTGTTGCTGGGCCTGCTCGCTCGCCAGGTTCGGGAGCGCGGCGGCGAGCTCGTCGCACTGAGCATCAATCCCGAATATACGACGCATGCCCACGGCATCGCCGCCGTCGACTATTTCAATCTCGGTGCCGTCGGCCGCGCACTGTCCGACGCCGATCTGCTGGTATTCGGCGGTGGCGGCATCTTTCAGGATCATCATCCGTTCAACGTCGAGGCACTTTACGACCCGACCCAAAACGATATCGCGGGCTATGCGCGGATTTTTTACATGGCTCGGCAGTTCGGGGTTCGCACGGTCATCTGGGCACACGGCGTCGGACCGCTGGTCAACCCGGACAGCCGCGACATCACGCGCGACGTGTTCACGCATGTGGATCACGTTTCGCTGCGCGATACGGACTCCGAGGCGCTTCTGCACGATATCGGCGTAAGTCGGGACATTCCCGTCGGCGCTGATCCGGGCTGGGCATTCGTCAGCCGCCCGCCCGCCGAAGTCGACGTTTCCGGCACACTCGCCCCGTTGGGGACAAAGAAGAAGCTGGCGGTCATTGCCCGATCGTGGGAGTTCAACCGGAACTGGGAAGAAAAACTCGTCTCCGCGTTGAATGAAGCGCTGGACGACAGCTGGTCGATCGTGTGGCTCGGCTTCCAATGGAGCGTCGGCGACCACGAGCGTCTCACCGATCGATCCTTTCTCGAGCACCTCAAGCTCGCGGTGTCGCCCCATATCGAAAGTGTCATCATTGACGGGATCACGCCCGACGAGGCATTCGCGGTTATCGGCGAGTGCGACGCCGCGTTCTCGATGCGCCTGCACGGAAGCATCCTCGCACTCGGAAAATCGATCCCGGTCGCGGCGCTGGAATATGACGTCAAGATGGCGCGTGCGCACGATATGGCGGGCCTTCCGGCGTCGCTGCGCCTTCAACTGAACGACGACGCAGCAGACTTCACTGCCGCGGTGCGCAGGCTGACACACCCGGATGGCGCGCCCTGGATCATCGCGCAGGAAAAGCTCGATGCGCTAAACGCTTCGGCCTGCGTACATTCAACCGTCCTGGACCACGCTTTTGCGGCCGTTCGCGCCGCGTCGGGCGGAGCCCCGCGCCGCTGGAGCAGCCAGCAGCTGGATTGGATGAGCACATGGCTCGAGCAGCTCGTCTGGCAAAAGAATGGCGCCGCTCGCATGAGCGAGAAGGCGCTCGACCTGCTGCGCTACCGCGATTCACAACTCGCCGAGAAAGACGCACGGGTCGGCCAGCTTGAGACGGAACTCGGGAAAACAGTGGATTTGCTGCATTTCCGCGACGCACAGCTTGCGCAACAGGAAGAACAGGTCGCCGAGCTTCAGAACCGATTGGAACTGGCGAACCATAAACTGCTCGCGGCGGAAGCGTTCGTCAAGCACGCGTCACAAGTGCATGCCGCGCAAACGACGACGCTCAAGGACTCCGCTCGAAAAGCGGCGGAGGAACAAGCTGATAAAATTTCAAGCCTCAAGGCAACGATCCGGCAATTCGAGCAGGGTCACGCCGAGTCCGAAGCACCCCCGCAACCCAATGTGGCCGTAGCCGCAATTCACTCCACTTCGGGATCCTCTATGCTTTTTCGCCGGTACATGTCCGCCCCTCTCACCTACATGAGCCGTGCCGCCTATATTCTGCGCAATGGCGGCGTACGCGCGCTCGTGTCTGCTGCACGACGCCATTACCGGTATCAGCAAGCACAGCAGCAGATCCAGCAGGCCGCCATCGAAGTGGCAAGCGGCACTCCGACTGCGGAAGATCAACGCCTCTCGTTCCGCGCAGCAGCCAAGCTGCAACGCGAAGAAATCATCGTCATCGCCGCTCACGCGTACGACTGGGCTGGTTCCGGGCATCGCTACGCACAACTGACCACGACGGCGCTCGCCGCGGGCCATCGCGTTGTCTATCTGGTCGCGCCTCCGGATACGGGATCGACGCCCGCGCCGCTCACGCCCCGCATTCCCGGATTGATTCACGAATATATCGATCCGACGAAGATCGAGGACATTTTCGGTCAGGTATCGGAAAGCGCGAAATTGATCATCGGCGTGCCCGACTCCCGGGTCACACCCTTTTTCGAGTTCGCGCGCAATCGCGGGCTCGAAACAATCCTCGACGTCGCACAGGACTGGAGCCACGATGGCCAGGCCATGCGCATCCTCGAGTCGATCGCCGTCGATGCCGATCGATGCACCGTCGGCATGCCGGCACTTGCAGACACCATCCCGCAGCGTGCCCGGGAAAAAATCGAGCTGCTGCCCGGTGCCGCGGTTCATACGGTCTTCGACGTCTACAAGCAGTACAACCGTCCGGGCGACATGCCGTCCAAGCGCCGCAGCGTCGCACTGTTCTACTCGGTCGACGGACTCGACTCGGTGGATTACCAGTGGCTCAAGGAAACCGCGGAGCGCAACGTCAACGTCACGTTCTGCGTGATCGCCGACGGGCAACTGACGCCGGGCCTGCCGGATAACGTCGTCATGCTTGGCATGCGGCACACGAGCGAAGTGCCGGCCTACATCGCCCATGCGGATTTCATGTTCTTCCCGCTTGGCGCGCGGAGCCTGCGCAGCGCCGACTCCACCGCAGGTATTTATGCAGCGCTGCTTCAGCGCAAGCCAGTCGTGTGTTCGATGGAACTTGGCGTGACAGCCACCCCGCTGTTACACGTTCGCACGGACCTTGCGTCGTTCGCGGCGCAATGCGGCGCACTCGCTGCGGCAGAACCCGTCATACAAAACGACGACATCTTCGTTGCGGGCAACAGTTGGCTCGGCCGCGTCGAGCAGCTGTGCCCGCCGCAGCCCCGGCACGACGTCAGCGTCGTTATCCTGATTCACAACAACGCGGGCATCATCGCACGCTGCCTGCAGACCCTGCTCCAGCATGCTGCGCCGTACATAGCGGAAGTGATTGTCGTCGACAACGCAAGTTCCGATGGTGGTGCAGAGCTCGTCGAGCGCGAATTTCCCAACGTCAGGCTGGTCCGCAACCCGGAGAATGGCTGCTCGTCGGGACGTAATCTCGGCGTTCAGCACAGCACGGGCAAGTACATCGTCTTCTTCGACAGCGATCAGTGGTTTGTGGGCGCGTCGGGTTTCGAGGAAGCGCTGCACGTCCTGGAAAACGACGCGAGCGTCGGCGTCATCGGATGGAATGCAGGCTGGTTCGACGCCACGCGCACCGATCTCGGCGGCATGATCGCCGACTATTGTCCGAATCGGGCGATGAACGCGGCGGCAATCCGCGACGGCTATCGTGCCGACATCGGCTTCCTCGGTACCAGCGGCTTCTTCATGCGTCGGCGCACGTTCGATGCGACGCAAGGATTCGATACCTTCTATGACCCGACCTGCTTTGAAGATACGGACCTGTGCTTCCAGGTCAAGGCACTCGGAATGAAGGTCACTTACCGGGATTTGTCCGGAATCCGCCATCAGCCCCATCAAACGACCGGCGCCGACAGCGGCAGCGAGGCCTATCGCAAGCTATTCCTTCGCAACGCGAACTACTTCAAGGAGAAGTGGCGCGATTACTCGCATTTCTATCTGGACTACATCGATTGA